A section of the Burkholderia mallei ATCC 23344 genome encodes:
- a CDS encoding branched-chain amino acid transaminase yields the protein MSMADRDGKIWMDGKLIEWRDAKIHVLTHTLHYGMGVFEGVRAYKTADGGTAIFRLKEHTKRLLNSAKIFQMDVPFDQETLEAAQRDVVRENKLESCYLRPIIWIGSEKLGVSAKGNTIHVAIAAWPWGAYLGEEGLAKGIRVKTSSFTRHHVNVSMVRAKASGWYVNSILANQEATADGYDEALLLDVDGYVSEGSGENFFLVNRGKLYTPDLASCLDGITRDTVITLAKEAGIEVIEKRITRDEVYTADEAFFTGTAAEVTPIRELDNRTIGGGARGPITEKLQSAFFDVVNGKSAKHADWLTKI from the coding sequence ATGTCAATGGCCGATCGCGACGGCAAGATTTGGATGGACGGCAAGCTGATCGAATGGCGCGACGCCAAGATCCACGTGCTGACCCACACGCTGCATTACGGCATGGGCGTCTTCGAGGGCGTGCGCGCATACAAGACGGCCGACGGCGGCACGGCGATCTTCCGCCTGAAGGAGCACACGAAGCGCCTGCTGAACTCGGCGAAGATCTTCCAGATGGACGTGCCGTTCGACCAGGAAACGCTCGAAGCCGCGCAGCGCGACGTCGTGCGCGAGAACAAGCTCGAATCGTGCTATCTGCGCCCGATCATCTGGATCGGCTCGGAGAAGCTCGGCGTGTCGGCCAAGGGCAACACGATCCACGTCGCGATCGCCGCATGGCCGTGGGGTGCGTACCTCGGCGAGGAAGGCCTCGCGAAGGGCATCCGCGTGAAGACCTCGTCGTTCACGCGCCATCACGTGAACGTGTCGATGGTGCGCGCGAAGGCCTCCGGCTGGTACGTGAACTCGATCCTCGCGAACCAGGAAGCGACGGCCGACGGCTACGACGAGGCGCTGCTGCTCGACGTCGACGGCTACGTGTCCGAAGGCTCCGGCGAGAACTTCTTCCTCGTGAACCGCGGCAAGCTCTACACGCCGGATCTCGCGTCGTGCCTCGACGGCATCACGCGCGACACGGTCATCACGCTCGCGAAGGAAGCCGGCATCGAGGTGATCGAGAAGCGCATCACGCGCGACGAGGTCTACACGGCCGACGAGGCGTTCTTCACCGGCACCGCGGCCGAGGTCACGCCGATCCGCGAGCTCGACAACCGCACGATCGGCGGCGGCGCGCGCGGCCCGATCACCGAAAAGCTGCAAAGCGCGTTCTTCGACGTCGTCAACGGCAAGAGCGCGAAGCACGCGGACTGGCTCACGAAGATCTGA
- a CDS encoding phosphoglycerate kinase, which produces MSQVKRLTDLIAEGKLSGKRVFIRADLNVPQDDHGNITEDTRVRASVPAIQAALDAGAAVMVTSHLGRPTEGEFKPEDSLAPVAKRLAELLGRDVPLVANWVENGVEVAPGQVVLLENCRVNKGEKKNSDELAQKMAKLCDVYVNDAFGTAHRAEATTHGIAKYAPVACAGPLLAAELDALGKALGNPKRPLVAIVAGSKVSTKLTILKSLAEKVDQLIVGGGIANTFMLAAGLAIGKSLAEADLVGEAKAIIDEARKRGASVPIPTDVVVAKEFSPTAAATVKKVADIEADDMILDIGPDTAKALAGQLEKAGTIVWNGPVGVFEFDQFGNGTKTLADAIASSAAFSIAGGGDTLAAIAKYGIHDKVSYISTGGGAFLEFLEGKKLPAVEVLETRA; this is translated from the coding sequence ATGAGCCAAGTAAAGCGTCTTACCGACCTGATCGCCGAAGGCAAGCTGTCCGGCAAACGCGTGTTCATCCGCGCCGATCTGAACGTGCCGCAGGACGATCACGGCAACATCACCGAAGACACGCGCGTGCGCGCGTCGGTGCCCGCGATCCAGGCGGCGCTCGACGCGGGCGCGGCCGTGATGGTCACGTCGCACCTCGGCCGCCCGACGGAAGGCGAGTTCAAGCCCGAGGATTCGCTCGCGCCCGTCGCGAAGCGCCTGGCCGAGCTGCTCGGCCGCGATGTGCCGCTCGTCGCGAACTGGGTCGAGAACGGGGTCGAGGTCGCGCCCGGGCAGGTCGTGCTGCTCGAGAACTGCCGCGTGAACAAGGGCGAGAAGAAGAACTCGGACGAGCTCGCGCAGAAGATGGCGAAGCTCTGCGACGTCTACGTGAACGACGCGTTCGGCACCGCGCACCGCGCGGAGGCGACCACCCACGGCATCGCGAAGTACGCCCCCGTCGCGTGCGCGGGTCCGCTGCTCGCGGCCGAGCTCGACGCGCTCGGCAAGGCGCTCGGCAACCCGAAGCGCCCGCTGGTGGCGATCGTCGCGGGCTCGAAGGTGTCGACGAAGCTGACGATCCTGAAGTCGCTCGCGGAGAAGGTCGATCAATTGATCGTCGGCGGCGGCATCGCGAACACGTTCATGCTCGCGGCGGGGCTTGCGATCGGCAAGTCGCTCGCCGAGGCCGATCTCGTCGGCGAGGCGAAGGCGATCATCGACGAAGCCCGCAAGCGCGGCGCGTCGGTGCCGATCCCGACCGACGTCGTCGTCGCGAAGGAATTCTCGCCGACGGCCGCCGCCACCGTGAAGAAGGTCGCCGACATCGAAGCCGACGACATGATCCTCGACATCGGCCCGGACACCGCGAAGGCGCTCGCCGGCCAGCTCGAGAAGGCGGGCACGATCGTCTGGAACGGCCCGGTCGGCGTGTTCGAGTTCGACCAGTTCGGCAACGGCACGAAGACGCTCGCCGACGCGATCGCGAGCTCGGCCGCGTTCTCGATCGCGGGCGGCGGCGACACGCTTGCCGCGATCGCGAAGTACGGCATCCACGACAAGGTCAGCTACATCTCGACGGGCGGCG
- a CDS encoding AzlD domain-containing protein, which produces MSDWQVWLAIAGMTLVTAITRALFLAGGERTVLPERAQRSLRYAPAAALVAVVLPDVLETPEGLSFALSNHDFYAAAAGLAWFLWRRSMLGTIVVGMLVFTALRILF; this is translated from the coding sequence ATGAGCGACTGGCAGGTCTGGCTCGCGATCGCCGGGATGACGCTCGTCACCGCGATCACGCGCGCGCTCTTCCTCGCGGGCGGCGAGCGCACGGTGCTGCCCGAGCGCGCGCAGCGCTCGCTGCGCTACGCGCCCGCCGCGGCGCTCGTCGCGGTGGTGCTGCCCGACGTGCTCGAGACGCCCGAAGGCCTCTCGTTCGCGCTGTCGAACCACGATTTCTACGCGGCGGCGGCGGGCCTCGCGTGGTTCCTGTGGCGGCGGAGCATGCTCGGCACGATCGTCGTCGGGATGCTGGTGTTCACCGCGTTGCGGATCCTGTTCTGA
- a CDS encoding zinc-finger domain-containing protein, whose product MSEIKEMPLIELTAKDLPAYCPNPAMPRWSAHPRVFIDVSHGEARCPYCGTRYKLRDGEVLRGHH is encoded by the coding sequence ATGAGTGAAATCAAGGAAATGCCGCTCATCGAACTGACGGCCAAGGATCTGCCCGCTTACTGCCCGAATCCCGCGATGCCGCGCTGGAGCGCGCATCCGCGCGTGTTCATCGACGTCTCGCACGGCGAGGCGCGCTGCCCGTACTGCGGCACGCGCTACAAGCTGCGCGACGGCGAAGTGCTGCGCGGCCACCATTGA
- the waaF gene encoding lipopolysaccharide heptosyltransferase II, translated as MRRALVIAPNWIGDALMAQPLFALLKKLHPRIVIDAVAPAWVAPVLERMPEIHDVHATELAHGKLQMLHRWQLASDLRELGYDAAYVLPNSLKSALIPWLAGIPLRIGYTGEHRYALLNVRHANPGKARETRAPMAQHYAALAYAPGAKLPESFQTLPPPRLEADLNETARVSARFNLDTRKPLIVFCPGAEYGPAKRWPPEHFAALAQSVSQSFPYTQIVALGSPKDAAAAQAIAERAPNVRSLCGQTSLTEACVLIARANAVVTNDSGLMHVAAALRRPLVALYGSTDPRHTPPLSELAKVQWLHLECSPCFERECPLGHLKCLRELSPEQVFGDLRGMLVGQR; from the coding sequence ATGCGTCGCGCGTTGGTTATCGCACCGAACTGGATCGGTGACGCATTGATGGCGCAGCCGCTTTTCGCGCTGCTGAAGAAACTGCATCCCCGCATCGTCATCGATGCCGTGGCGCCCGCGTGGGTCGCGCCCGTGCTCGAGCGGATGCCCGAAATCCACGATGTCCACGCGACCGAGCTCGCGCACGGCAAGCTGCAGATGCTGCACCGCTGGCAGCTCGCGAGCGACTTGCGCGAGCTCGGTTACGACGCCGCGTACGTGCTGCCGAACTCGCTGAAATCGGCGCTGATTCCGTGGCTCGCCGGCATCCCGCTTCGGATCGGCTACACGGGCGAGCATCGCTACGCGCTCCTGAACGTGCGGCATGCGAATCCGGGCAAGGCGCGCGAGACGCGCGCGCCGATGGCACAACATTACGCGGCGCTTGCATACGCGCCCGGCGCGAAGCTGCCCGAATCGTTCCAGACGCTGCCGCCGCCGCGGCTCGAAGCGGACCTGAACGAGACGGCGCGCGTGTCGGCGCGCTTTAACCTCGACACGCGCAAGCCGCTCATCGTGTTCTGTCCGGGCGCCGAGTACGGCCCGGCCAAGCGCTGGCCCCCCGAGCATTTCGCCGCGCTCGCGCAGAGCGTGAGCCAGTCCTTTCCGTACACGCAGATCGTCGCGCTCGGCTCGCCGAAGGACGCCGCAGCCGCGCAGGCGATCGCCGAGCGCGCGCCGAACGTGCGCAGCCTCTGCGGCCAGACCTCGCTCACCGAGGCGTGCGTGCTGATCGCGCGCGCGAACGCGGTCGTCACGAACGATTCCGGGCTGATGCACGTCGCGGCGGCGCTGCGCCGGCCGCTCGTCGCGCTCTACGGATCGACCGATCCGCGTCATACCCCGCCGCTGTCGGAGCTGGCAAAGGTACAATGGCTGCATCTCGAATGCAGTCCCTGCTTCGAACGCGAATGCCCGCTCGGCCACCTGAAGTGCCTGCGCGAGCTGAGCCCGGAGCAGGTGTTCGGCGATTTGCGCGGGATGCTCGTCGGACAGCGCTGA
- a CDS encoding DUF2946 family protein: protein MDDIVKQALAKWPNVPHCTGWLLLDRRGGWRMRDDAAQAAGALGSPVRHPALVDFIARNYERDEHGQWFFQNGPQRVYVELAYTPWIVRLAAAPAGGGCEPARVALTDHTGRAFEPARAWLDDAGGVLFADTSTPPRVAALHDHDLALFADRADLDDDGAHGVLHLGGGVDLPLEPIRRDDVARRFGFVASPAARAGERAAGGKPTD, encoded by the coding sequence ATGGATGACATCGTCAAACAGGCGCTCGCCAAATGGCCGAACGTCCCGCACTGCACCGGATGGCTGCTGCTCGACCGGCGCGGCGGCTGGCGGATGCGCGACGACGCCGCGCAGGCGGCGGGCGCGCTCGGCTCGCCCGTGCGGCACCCCGCGCTCGTCGATTTCATCGCCCGCAACTACGAGCGCGACGAACACGGCCAATGGTTCTTCCAGAACGGGCCGCAGCGCGTGTACGTCGAGCTTGCGTATACGCCGTGGATCGTCCGGCTCGCGGCCGCGCCCGCCGGCGGCGGCTGCGAGCCCGCGCGCGTCGCGCTGACCGATCACACCGGCCGTGCGTTCGAGCCGGCGCGCGCATGGCTCGACGATGCGGGCGGCGTGCTGTTCGCCGATACGTCGACGCCGCCGCGCGTCGCCGCGCTGCACGATCACGATCTGGCGCTCTTCGCCGATCGCGCCGACCTCGACGACGACGGCGCGCACGGCGTGCTGCATCTCGGCGGCGGCGTCGATCTGCCGCTCGAACCGATCCGGCGCGACGACGTCGCGCGGCGGTTCGGGTTCGTCGCCAGTCCGGCCGCCCGCGCGGGAGAACGGGCGGCGGGCGGCAAGCCGACGGACTGA
- a CDS encoding nuclear transport factor 2 family protein, with product MPRFARLFEAAADTLNAYYQAVADANLDALMVLWIDEDFASCIWSDGTHLHGLEQIRSGFGARLSTQPVTIEPLDIRVYDSLGTVVYTVAEAHQQADLTAEPQMVFTTYVMIHERGEWRIAHIHASPIPEQTATQFAAKIRHAQGPLH from the coding sequence ATGCCACGTTTTGCCCGCCTCTTCGAAGCCGCCGCCGACACGCTGAACGCGTACTACCAGGCGGTCGCCGACGCCAACCTCGACGCGCTGATGGTCCTCTGGATCGACGAGGATTTCGCCAGTTGCATCTGGTCGGACGGCACGCACCTGCACGGCCTCGAGCAGATCCGGAGCGGGTTCGGCGCGCGGCTGTCGACGCAGCCCGTCACGATCGAGCCGCTCGACATCCGCGTCTACGACAGCCTCGGCACCGTCGTCTACACGGTGGCGGAAGCGCACCAGCAGGCCGACCTCACAGCCGAGCCGCAGATGGTGTTCACGACCTACGTGATGATCCACGAGCGCGGCGAATGGCGGATCGCCCACATCCACGCGAGTCCGATCCCGGAGCAGACGGCCACGCAGTTCGCCGCGAAGATCCGCCACGCACAGGGGCCGCTCCACTGA
- a CDS encoding AzlC family ABC transporter permease — MLARLSATDRFALAQGFRDFSPTLMAILSWGLVTGIAMSKSVLTTGQALGMSILVYAGLSQLAVLPLFAAKLPVWTILLTAAMVNMRFVIFSAGLAPHFSYLPLWRRLAIGYFNGDVIYLLFQKQGFVAGHVPGKEAYFWGMALTSWFAWQASSLVGIALASAFPDSWGLALAGTLALIPIMVSAISNRSTLAAVAVAGIVSLVAFDLPYRLALPLAVVAALAAGSAADWFVERADWRRIRAAGTEDAE, encoded by the coding sequence ATGCTCGCACGCCTGTCCGCCACCGACCGTTTCGCCCTCGCGCAGGGTTTCCGCGACTTTTCCCCGACGCTGATGGCGATCCTGTCGTGGGGGCTCGTCACCGGCATCGCAATGAGCAAATCGGTGCTGACGACGGGGCAGGCGCTCGGCATGTCGATCCTCGTCTACGCGGGCTTGTCGCAGCTCGCCGTGCTGCCGCTGTTCGCCGCGAAGCTGCCGGTCTGGACGATTCTCCTGACGGCCGCGATGGTGAACATGCGCTTCGTGATCTTCAGTGCGGGGCTCGCCCCCCATTTCTCGTATCTGCCGCTGTGGCGGCGCCTCGCGATCGGCTATTTCAACGGCGACGTGATCTATCTGCTGTTCCAGAAGCAGGGCTTCGTCGCGGGCCACGTGCCCGGCAAGGAGGCGTACTTCTGGGGGATGGCGCTCACGAGCTGGTTCGCGTGGCAGGCTTCGTCGCTCGTCGGCATCGCGCTCGCGAGCGCGTTTCCCGACAGTTGGGGGCTCGCGCTCGCCGGCACGCTCGCGCTGATTCCGATCATGGTCTCGGCGATCTCGAACCGCTCGACGCTCGCGGCCGTCGCGGTGGCGGGGATCGTGTCGCTCGTCGCGTTCGATCTGCCGTACCGGCTCGCGCTGCCGCTCGCGGTGGTCGCGGCGCTCGCGGCAGGCAGCGCCGCCGACTGGTTCGTCGAGCGCGCCGACTGGCGGCGCATCCGCGCGGCGGGCACGGAGGACGCCGAATGA
- the moaC gene encoding cyclic pyranopterin monophosphate synthase MoaC yields the protein MSGSGFTHFDAAGHAHMVDVGDKQETRRIAVARGAIRMLPDTLALIRDGRAKKGDVFGVARIAAIQGAKRTADLIPLCHPLALTRVAVDFEFDDALPGVRCSAQVETLGRTGVEMEALTAVQVGLLTVYDMCKAVDRGMTITDVKVMEKHGGKSGDLTCPLQTGPAGV from the coding sequence ATGTCTGGATCGGGATTCACACACTTCGACGCCGCAGGCCACGCGCACATGGTCGACGTCGGCGACAAGCAGGAAACGAGGCGCATCGCGGTGGCGCGCGGCGCGATCCGGATGCTGCCCGATACGCTCGCGCTGATCCGCGACGGCCGCGCGAAGAAAGGCGACGTGTTCGGCGTCGCGCGCATCGCGGCGATCCAGGGCGCCAAGCGCACCGCCGATCTGATCCCGCTCTGCCATCCGCTCGCGCTCACGCGCGTCGCGGTCGATTTCGAATTCGACGACGCGCTGCCCGGCGTGCGTTGCAGCGCGCAGGTGGAGACGCTCGGGCGCACCGGCGTCGAAATGGAAGCGCTCACCGCGGTGCAGGTCGGACTGCTGACCGTCTACGACATGTGCAAGGCGGTCGATCGGGGGATGACGATTACGGATGTGAAGGTGATGGAAAAGCACGGCGGGAAGTCGGGGGATTTGACCTGCCCCCTACAAACAGGGCCAGCCGGAGTCTAG
- a CDS encoding IS3-like element IS407 family transposase (programmed frameshift), producing the protein MKKRFTEQQIIGFLKEAEAGMPVKELCRKHGFSDASFYTWRAKFGGMEVSEARRLKGLEVENARLKKLLAEAMLDMEALKVVVKGKPLSPQAKREAVLAIREKVNISERRACRLVGLSRSVLHYDAKPDHENEVLAARLVKLAHERRRFGYRRLHALVEREGTHANHKRIYRLYREAGLAVRRRRKRHGVMIEREQLALPGAPNEVWSIDFVMDALSNGRRVKCLTVVDDFTKEAVDIVVDHGISGLYVARALDRAARFRGYPKAVRTDQGPEFTSRALDQWAYANGVTLKLIQAGKPTQNAYIESFNGKFRDECLNEHWFTTLAHARAVIAAWRQDYNEQRPHSALNYLAPSEFAAKHRATADAPAAFQELV; encoded by the exons ATGAAGAAGCGCTTTACGGAACAGCAAATCATCGGGTTTCTGAAGGAAGCCGAGGCCGGTATGCCGGTCAAGGAACTGTGCAGGAAGCATGGGTTCAGTGACGCGTCGTTCTACACCTGGCGCGCGAAGTTCGGCGGCATGGAAGTCTCGGAAGCCCGCCGGCTCAAGGGCCTCGAGGTGGAGAATGCCCGACTGAAGAAACTGCTGGCCGAAGCAATGCTCGATATGGAAGCGTTGAAGGTTGTCGTCAAGGGAAAGC CCCTGAGCCCGCAAGCCAAACGCGAAGCAGTGTTGGCGATTCGGGAGAAGGTCAACATCTCCGAGCGCCGCGCCTGCCGGCTTGTCGGGCTTTCTCGCAGCGTGCTGCATTACGACGCGAAGCCGGACCACGAGAATGAGGTGCTCGCGGCGCGTCTGGTGAAGTTGGCGCACGAACGTCGTCGATTCGGCTACCGCCGACTGCACGCCCTGGTGGAACGCGAAGGCACGCACGCCAATCACAAGCGCATCTATCGCCTGTACCGTGAGGCAGGGCTGGCTGTGCGGCGCCGTCGCAAGCGCCACGGCGTCATGATTGAGCGCGAGCAACTGGCATTGCCGGGCGCACCCAACGAGGTATGGTCAATCGATTTCGTGATGGATGCGCTTTCCAACGGCCGGCGCGTGAAGTGCCTGACCGTCGTCGACGATTTCACGAAAGAGGCTGTCGACATCGTCGTCGACCATGGCATCTCAGGTTTGTATGTCGCTCGGGCATTGGACCGTGCAGCTCGCTTCCGTGGCTATCCCAAGGCGGTGCGAACAGACCAGGGACCCGAATTTACGAGCCGCGCGCTTGACCAGTGGGCGTATGCGAACGGCGTCACGCTGAAGTTGATTCAGGCGGGCAAGCCCACGCAGAATGCGTACATCGAATCGTTCAACGGCAAGTTCCGCGACGAATGCCTTAACGAGCACTGGTTCACGACGCTCGCGCACGCTCGGGCAGTCATCGCGGCATGGCGTCAGGACTACAACGAGCAAAGGCCGCACAGCGCACTGAACTACCTTGCGCCGTCAGAGTTTGCGG
- a CDS encoding YheT family hydrolase: MSTALPPLPAADETARPAASSFYRAPLWLPTSHAQTIVPALFARRPDVAYRRERWDTPDGDFIDVDWLAPPAGAAPGPLAPLAVLFHGLEGSSDSHYARVLMAAARARGWHGVVPHFRSCGGEMNRMPRFYHLADSAEVDWILRRLAKSHRGPLVVVGVSLGGNVLLRWLGERRGDTSIVAAAAAVSTPIDVHAGGRALSQGFSMVYTRSFLKTLKWKALVKLEQYPGLFDKQALLAARTMHDFDDIVTAPLHGFADANDYWTQATTRPLLAAIDVPTLILNARNDPFLPASALPGPREVSRAVVLDQPEHGGHAGFMTGPFPGRIDWLPARVFEFCSRFTDHG; this comes from the coding sequence ATGAGCACCGCACTCCCCCCGCTTCCCGCTGCCGACGAGACCGCCCGCCCGGCAGCCTCGTCCTTCTACCGCGCGCCGCTCTGGCTGCCGACGAGCCACGCGCAGACGATCGTCCCCGCGCTCTTCGCGCGCCGGCCCGACGTCGCATACCGGCGCGAGCGCTGGGACACGCCCGACGGCGATTTCATCGACGTCGACTGGCTCGCGCCCCCCGCCGGCGCGGCGCCCGGGCCGCTCGCGCCGCTCGCTGTGCTGTTCCACGGCCTCGAAGGCAGCTCCGATTCGCATTACGCGCGCGTGCTGATGGCGGCCGCCCGCGCGCGCGGCTGGCACGGCGTCGTCCCGCACTTTCGCAGCTGCGGCGGCGAGATGAACCGGATGCCGCGCTTCTACCACCTCGCCGACAGCGCCGAAGTCGACTGGATCCTGCGGCGGCTCGCGAAGAGCCATCGCGGGCCGCTCGTCGTGGTCGGCGTATCGCTCGGCGGCAACGTGCTGCTGCGCTGGCTCGGCGAGCGGCGCGGCGATACGTCGATCGTCGCGGCCGCCGCCGCGGTGTCGACGCCGATCGACGTCCACGCGGGCGGCCGCGCGCTGTCGCAAGGCTTCTCGATGGTCTATACGCGCAGCTTCCTGAAGACACTGAAATGGAAGGCGCTCGTGAAGCTCGAACAGTACCCGGGGCTTTTCGACAAGCAAGCGTTGCTCGCCGCGCGCACGATGCACGATTTCGACGACATCGTCACCGCGCCGCTGCACGGCTTCGCCGATGCGAACGACTACTGGACGCAGGCGACGACGCGCCCGCTCCTCGCGGCGATCGACGTGCCCACGCTGATCCTCAACGCGCGCAACGATCCGTTCCTGCCCGCCTCGGCGCTGCCCGGCCCGCGCGAGGTGTCGCGCGCGGTCGTGCTCGACCAGCCCGAGCACGGCGGCCACGCGGGCTTCATGACGGGCCCGTTTCCCGGGCGCATCGACTGGCTGCCCGCCCGCGTCTTCGAATTCTGCTCACGCTTCACCGATCATGGATGA